The nucleotide window GTCGTAGCATTTTTATAGTTGGTTCTCACCAGCCACCCCTTGATCAAATCGAGCCTGGGCGCTTCCTTCAGGCCTTTAATAGTGAGCCAGCGACCAGAGCTGTAATTGAAGCGATTGCGGAACACTCCTTTGCCGGTTGCACCAATAATAAAGCTGCTCCTGATATTAAAAGTAGTCTCCATACTCTTCCTTTCAGAAAAATTAAACCTGATCGTATCTCCCGGTTGACCGCTTACCGGTATTTCCGTCCAGCCCGCGAAATTAGTTCCAAAATCGACCCTGTAACTCCCATCCGGCCGATGTTCTATACCTATTGGTTTTATAGGCGTTAGCCGCCTGTTTTCTTCTACCATTTGAGCAGATACCACTAACTTGGGATGATACAATTCGACAGGCTTCCAACCTTCTTCAGCACCGGTAACTAAATTCCAATTACTGTCAGCTTTTCGATCATCCCACTGTTCGCCTCCCATATTGGAAAAATCCCAGACGCCCAATAATTTATTAGGGCTCTTTTTTGTTTTCCATTCCTGGTTAGTTAGTAAAGTATCAAAAGGAAGATCTGTTTTAGATGGATTTTTACTCTTGTAGAAAAATGCCTGCGCAGAAACAACAGGAGTTAAGGGACGGTTATTGGCCTCGAGATGATACGGTCCGAAAATTGACCACGAAGCACCCAACCAAAGACCTATTATATTTTTTCCTTTGCGAACAAGAGCAGTTATATCATAAGCGATATAGCGGGCTCTTTTGGTATGATCTGTTACCACAGGAGCCAGAATGCCATCTCCCACTTTAACACCGTTTACATACAGCTCATGATAGCCAACAGAAGCCACATATATAAATGCCCGACCCGTTTGTTCTTTTAACGTAAATGTCTTTTTCAGCCAGGGGTCCCATATATTACAATCAGCCCCGCCCGGCGTAAAACGCTGGTCATCCCCGATCCATTGGCCTTTCCATTCTTTTGGATCGAAAAAGCCGGTTGTAAAACTATTCACGTCGCTCCATGCTGATACCTGCGAGCGTTCATCCTTTATGCAAACCTTCCAGTAATAAGTTCTGTCAGACGACAAGGGATGTCCATTATAGGCGATTTGCTGCGTTTGCGATGAATTTACCCACTTAGAGTCCCAAACATCCCCTTTATTTTTTTGTAGTAATTCTTGGCTTGAGGCAACAATCAAACGGTAAGCCTCTTGCGTTTGCCCATACAACTTTTCGTTAAGCGAGCGCAGCTTCCAACCTAAACGGGGCTGCTGCTCATCAATTCCTTTGGGATTTGTGAGGTATTCGCAGGTCAGACCATACAACCCTATTTCTTCTTTTTTATTGAGGTTGGCTAAACAATTAAGGCTGATGACAAGCACAGATAATAATACAGTAACCGGTTTGTGGTTCATCGCGGAGTTTTTGGCAAACAAATAATAAGCTATAAATATACGCCGTTTTCAATAGTGATTAACTTAATACGGGAACGTTACCGGTAGCTACCCTATTCAGTTTCATAGAGTTCATAACTATTTTTTAAAACAAACGGTTGCTCATTTAGCCTGTAAATAAGGAATTGTTCATTATATTAGCCCTTCAAAATACTATTTGCAATGTCATATCCCTTTCAGATTAAATCATTAGAACAATATCATATAGATTATAAAAAAAGCCTTGAAGACCCGGAAGGATTCTGGAGCGGCGTGGCCGACAGTTTTGAATGGAGAAAAAAACAGCCCTTCAGCAAAAAAGGATTGGACTGGAATTTCACAGAACCGTCTGTAAAGTGGTTTGAAGGCGCTAAAC belongs to Niabella yanshanensis and includes:
- a CDS encoding family 78 glycoside hydrolase catalytic domain, giving the protein MNHKPVTVLLSVLVISLNCLANLNKKEEIGLYGLTCEYLTNPKGIDEQQPRLGWKLRSLNEKLYGQTQEAYRLIVASSQELLQKNKGDVWDSKWVNSSQTQQIAYNGHPLSSDRTYYWKVCIKDERSQVSAWSDVNSFTTGFFDPKEWKGQWIGDDQRFTPGGADCNIWDPWLKKTFTLKEQTGRAFIYVASVGYHELYVNGVKVGDGILAPVVTDHTKRARYIAYDITALVRKGKNIIGLWLGASWSIFGPYHLEANNRPLTPVVSAQAFFYKSKNPSKTDLPFDTLLTNQEWKTKKSPNKLLGVWDFSNMGGEQWDDRKADSNWNLVTGAEEGWKPVELYHPKLVVSAQMVEENRRLTPIKPIGIEHRPDGSYRVDFGTNFAGWTEIPVSGQPGDTIRFNFSERKSMETTFNIRSSFIIGATGKGVFRNRFNYSSGRWLTIKGLKEAPRLDLIKGWLVRTNYKNATTFECSDTLMNWIYDKVRWTFENLSLGGYVVDCPQRERMGYGGDAHATSETGMYNYQLGAFYTKWMQDWRDVQGTEPMVGNMYDGRTARKTVTSGRLFNNGILPHTAPTYWGGGGPAWGGIVVSLPWYVYEHYGDKKILEENYQLMKNWLSFLDTQVEDNMLKRFGGQWDFLGDWLWPNATAEGMNNDKPQTLFFNNCYRVYNLRTAQRVAQVLGNDKDALNWEREADSAADAIHKKFFNPATHTYSDGSLANLAMALLSETVPAELRAKVMKALEDEILIKNKGNISAGITGGTVLFKLLRQELRDDLIFTMLSKTTYPGWGYMRDNDATTIWEMWEKDLPGHSLLHSSFLFPGAWFIEGLAGIKKNDPGFSSIIIQQPNMGNTRLSWVRASYDGPSGRVETRWKRSAGQLQLKLTVPPNTTAVLKVSDQEHILISELKGRIQELPNEGGYRVYELQSGSYSF